CCGCGGCGGCGCTGCGCGAGATCCTGGAGTGCGGCGCCTCGGTCAATGTCTATATGGCGCACGGCGGCACGAACTTTGCCGGCTGGGCGGGTGCCAACCGGGCGGGCGGCGCCCTGCACATGGGCGGGTTCCAGCCGGATGTCACGTCGTACGACTACGACGCGCCGATCGACGAGTACGGGCGGCCGACGGAGAAGTTCCGGCTGTTCCGGGACGTGCTCGCGCTGTACCAGGAGGGTCCGCTGCCGGACCTGCCGCCGGCGCCCGCCGTTCTGGGCGCGCCGGTGCGGGCGGAGCTCACCGAATGGGCACCGCTCGACGAGGTACTGGAGACGCTCGGCGACGAGGAGTCGGAGGGGCCTGTTCCACCCACCTTCGAGGAACTTGGCGTGGACCGGGGTCTGGTCCGCTACCGGGTCGGCGTTCCGGGCCCGCGGCAGCCGTATCCGCTGAGTGTGTCCGGTCTGCGGGACCGGGCCGTCGTGTACGTCGACGGGATGCGGGCCGGGGTACTGAGCGACGAGGACGCCGCGCTCGATGAACCGGTGGCCGGGCCCGCCGCGGTGGAGCTGTGGGTGGAGTCGCTGGGGCGCGTCAACTACGGGCCGCGGACGGGCGAGCCGAAGGGCATCTCCGGCGGCGTACTGCACGAGCGGCAGTATCTGCACGGCGTACGGGCGCGGGGGCTGCGGCTGGATGCCTTCGAGGAAGCGGGCGCGGTCGGGAAAGTGCCGTTCCGCGAGACGGCGCAGGACGGGGCGACGGGTCTGTACCGGGCCCCGTTCGAGGTGAGCGAACCCGGCGACGCGTCGCTGGAACTGCCGGGCTGGACACGGGGTTTCGTGTGGGTGAACGGCTTCGGTCTCGGCCGCTACTGGTCGGCAGGACCGCAGCGGACGCTGTACGTTCCCGGGCCGGTGCTGCGCGTGGGCACGAACGAGGTGTGGGTGCTGGAGCTGGAGGGCTCGGGCGACCGGTTCGCCCACTTCTCGTGAGCGGTACGCACGGGTTCTCCCGGCGGTACGCACGGGTTCTCCCGGCGGTACGCACGGGAGAGGGCCGGCCCACATGAAGGACCGGCCCTTTGCGCGTACCGCTCGAAGTGCTAGAGGCCTGCCGCCGCGGACTTGATGGCGGCTGCGAAGGTGGACACCTCGGTATAGACACCCGGGAAGTTGGGCCGTGCGCAGCCCTCGCCCCAGCTCACGATGCCGACCTGGATCCAGGCGTTGTTGTTGTCCTTGCGGAACATCGGGCCGCCGGAGTCACCCTGGCAGGTGTCCACGCCGCCCTGCTGCAACCCGGCGCAGATCTCCTCGCCGGACACGAGCTCGGGGTACGCCTGCTTACAGCTGGCGTCGGAGACGAAGGGCACCTGGGCCTTGCGGAGGTAGCGCTGCTGGCCGCCGCCCTCGGTGGCCGCGCCCCAGCCGGCGACCGTGAAGGTGCCCTTGTCGTAGGCCTTCGTGTCGGCGATCTTCAGGGTGGGCAGGTCGATGTTCTTGGCGAGCTTGATCAGCGCCCAGTCCTTGCCGGTGCCGTTGTAGCCGGGCGCCTGCAGGACCTTGGTCGACTTCACCTTGATGGCGCTGGAGCTCTGCAGGTCCACGACGCCCGCGGTCGCGGTGATGCTGGTGTTGTTGCCGGAGCCGTTCACACAGTGGGCGGCGGTCAGCACGATGTTCTTGGCGTACAGCGCGCCGCCACAGCCCATGGAGAGGCGGACCATGAACGGGAATTCGCCCTGAGCGGCCCGGGTTCCGCCGACGACGGGCGGCGTGGCGGCCGAGGCCGAGCCGGGCTGAAGACTGATCGCCGCGAGGACGACGGCGCCGGCTGCGGCGCATCTCTGGAGCACACGCACAAGCTGCTTCTTCAACGGAGTGCCTTTCGTGGGGGGTTGAGACTTACGCCCGCGCCGGAATCCGCCGCAGCATCGCGCGCGCTGACATGGGCCGGACAAGCGTGATCCGGATTATGAAGAGTGGATCACCAGGCCACAAGGAGCAGTTTTCGGCCACTGTCACCAGCGGGGATCCGCCCTCTCTCCCCCGTACAGTTGATTCAGGCCGACCGACGTGCATGGGGGGTTACGGGACGTGGTGGCGAACGGCAGCGAGGTCGTACACGGCTTTCCGCACCTCGACACCGTGCGTGCGGCGATCACCGCGCTCTACAGGCGCCTCTCGCCGGATACCGTGCTCTCCTACGCCCCGAGCGTCGTCCCGGCCGATGTCGCCTTCTCCGACCAGGACGATCTGCATCTCGGCGCGCAGCGCGTCGCCCGCGCCCTGGTACAGCATCTGCGGCTGCCGGACGCCCGGATGATCGTGAGTTTCCGCGAGATGCAGCATGCCGCCAGCGTCGAACTCGCCGCGGGACCGGAGTACTTCATCGAGCTCAACGACCGCTTCCGCACCCATCGCAGGGACATCGGGGCGGCCCTCGCCCACGAGATCATGCATGTGCTGCTGCACCGGCTCGACCTGTCCTTCCCG
This portion of the Streptomyces sp. NBC_01750 genome encodes:
- a CDS encoding glycoside hydrolase family 35 protein gives rise to the protein MADFTVSDADFLVDGRPVRLLSGALHYFRVHEAQWEHRLAMLRAMGLNCVETYVPWNLHEPEPGRYADADALGRFLDAAQAAGLCAIVRPGPYICAEWENGGLPYWLTGRLGRRVRSDDAEYLGHVERWFTRLLPQVVERQIGHGGPVIMVQVENEYGSYGCDQGYLRHLVDLLRGCGVTVPLFTSDGPEDHMLTGGSVPGVLATVNFGSGARECFATLRRHRPRGPLMCMEFWCGWFDHWGGDHVVRDPGDAAAALREILECGASVNVYMAHGGTNFAGWAGANRAGGALHMGGFQPDVTSYDYDAPIDEYGRPTEKFRLFRDVLALYQEGPLPDLPPAPAVLGAPVRAELTEWAPLDEVLETLGDEESEGPVPPTFEELGVDRGLVRYRVGVPGPRQPYPLSVSGLRDRAVVYVDGMRAGVLSDEDAALDEPVAGPAAVELWVESLGRVNYGPRTGEPKGISGGVLHERQYLHGVRARGLRLDAFEEAGAVGKVPFRETAQDGATGLYRAPFEVSEPGDASLELPGWTRGFVWVNGFGLGRYWSAGPQRTLYVPGPVLRVGTNEVWVLELEGSGDRFAHFS
- a CDS encoding S1 family peptidase, with the translated sequence MRVLQRCAAAGAVVLAAISLQPGSASAATPPVVGGTRAAQGEFPFMVRLSMGCGGALYAKNIVLTAAHCVNGSGNNTSITATAGVVDLQSSSAIKVKSTKVLQAPGYNGTGKDWALIKLAKNIDLPTLKIADTKAYDKGTFTVAGWGAATEGGGQQRYLRKAQVPFVSDASCKQAYPELVSGEEICAGLQQGGVDTCQGDSGGPMFRKDNNNAWIQVGIVSWGEGCARPNFPGVYTEVSTFAAAIKSAAAGL